From Mytilus edulis chromosome 9, xbMytEdul2.2, whole genome shotgun sequence, the proteins below share one genomic window:
- the LOC139490125 gene encoding uncharacterized protein — protein MIGNNVPDAYTSFEVATGPSGSPHATRTRLGWIIWNMIRECTGTNKVVNRVEMSAIHEEEHSRLNELVEKSMNFDFPERIIDDKRENSVDDNSFLDYVNKNIHFEKGQYYIPLPFRDSNVKLPNNASQGQQRLRSLKNKFIKNLKFKQDYTDFMDKLLERGYMEHVAKEQFNRNDGRVWYIQHHGVYHSQKPDKIRIVFDCSATYMGVSLNKQLIQGPDLTNNLLGVLIRFREEKVAILGDIEAMFHQVKVPPLDRDCLRFFWWPNGNMENEPEQYRMTVHLFGATSSRSCCNYALKRTAEDFGEYYDKVEAHTITKSMYVDECLSSLSTDVEAISLIKNETSLCEKGGFHMTKWISNSPLVIKSIPEDERAKEVKQWSLEDDLPVERALGLCRQGFSWDKELTGPDLKKWNDWLNQLSDLENVRIDRYYKPENFGKVVSSQLHCFSDASEIGYGMVFYLRLVDDEGMIHCCFVLGKSRVAPLKKGNVSSNPDWFNGPEYFRKPEIEWPEWHIDKTIIDEDKEVKRVVNTTILSNEHHRLDRLFSLFSEWKKLKKITSWLFIALDNFRNLVKERKHMRNKRQSEGENSVDNKNELTVRKSLNGVTKDVQITLPTTATLNRSEMAIIKYEQSVHFEEEIHVLQNIDRGKV, from the exons ATGATAGGCAATAATGTCCCAGATGCCTACACATCATTTGAGGTAGCAACAGGACCAAGTGGATCCCCACATGCCACACGCACTAGATTAGGATGGATTATATGGAACATGATACGAGAATGTACAGGAACCAATAAAGTTGTTAATCGAGTAGAGATGTCTGCGATTCATGAAGAAGAGCATTCAAGGCTTAACGAGTTAGTTGAAAAATCTATGAATTTTGATTTTCCTGAACGCATTATAGATGACAAGAGAGAAAATTCAGTAGACGACAATTCTTTCTTAGATTATGTGAATAAGAATATTCATTTTGAGAAGGGACAGTACTACATTCCGCTACCCTTCCGTGACAGCAATGTGAAACTGCCGAATAATGCTTCCCAGGGCCAGCAGCGATTGAGAAGTCTTAAGAACAAGTTTATCAAGAATCTTAAATTCAAACAGGACTATACTGATTTTATGGACAAACTGTTAGAAAGAGGTTACATGGAACACGTCGCAAAGGAACAGTTCAACAGAAACGATGGACGAGTATGGTATATCCAGCATCATGGTGTTTACCACAGTCAGAAACCAGACAAAATTAGAATTGTGTTTGACTGTTCAGCTACATATATGGGTGTGTCTCTAAATAAACAACTCATACAGGGACCAGATCTCACTAATAACCTTCTAGGTGTTCTAATAAGATTCCGTGAAGAGAAAGTTGCAATTTTAGGAGATATAGAAGCTATGTTTCACCAGGTGAAAGTGCCACCACTTGATAGAGACTGTTTAAGATTCTTTTGGTGGCCGAACGGTAACATGGAGAATGAACCGGAACAGTATAGAATGACCGTGCATTTGTTCGGTGCCACATCATCACGAAGTTGCTGTAACTATGCGCTAAAAAGAACAGCTGAAGACTTCGGTGAATACTATGACAAAGTAGAAGCACATACAATAACTAAGAGCATGTATGTTGATGAATGTCTTTCGTCATTATCGACTGACGTTGAGGCAATATCGTTGATAAAGAACGAAACTTCTTTGTGTGAAAAGGGTGGATTTCATATGACAAAATGGATTAGTAACAGCCCACTCGTAATTAAATCGATACCAGAGGATGAGCGTGCCAAAGAGGTCAAGCAGTGGAGTCTTGAGGATGACCTCCCGGTTGAACGTGCATTAG GTTTGTGTAGACAAGGATTTAGTTGGGATAAAGAACTTACAGGACCTGATTTAAAGAAATGGAATGATTGGTTAAATCAGCTTTCCGACCTTGAGAACGTGAGAATAGACAGGTACTATAAACCAGAAAACTTTGGAAAGGTTGTTTCATCTCAGCTTCATTGCTTTTCGGATGCTAGTGAAATCGGCTACGGAATGGTATTTTATTTACGCCTTGTTGATGATGAAGGTATGATTCATTGTTGTTTTGTACTCGGCAAGTCTCGAGTAGCACCATTGAAAAAG GGGAATGTCAGTTCAAACCCAGACTGGTTCAATGGACCAGAATATTTCCGGAAACCAGAAATAGAATGGCCAGAATGGCACATAGACAAGACTATCATTGATGAAGATAAAGAAGTGAAACGAGTTGTCAACACTACAATATTGTCAAACGAACATCATAGATTGGATAGACTGTTCTCTCTATTCTCAGAATGGAAGAAACTAAAGAAAATAACAAGTTGGTTATTTATTGCGTTGGACAATTTTAGGAATCTTGTTAAGGAAAGAAAACATATGAGAAACAAACGTCAATCAGAAGGTGAGAACTCAGTGGATAATAAAAATGAACTAACAGTTAGAAAATCATTGAACGGAGTAACGAAAGATGTTCAGATCACGTTACCGACAACTGCAACTCTTAATAGATCAGAAATGGCTATCATTAAATATGAACAAAGTGTTCACTTTGAAgaagaaatacatgtacttcaaaataTCGACCGAGGTAAAGTGTAA
- the LOC139490126 gene encoding uncharacterized protein: MREEIERWNIDKMNNFMPQKSIKWAFNPPAASHFGGVWERLIRPVRKVLYSVMQEQSLRLNDENLNTLFCEVEAILNNRPISELSEHVNDLKVLTPNHLLLLRPGEYFPSGTFCKTDNYVRRCWRQLQYLADIFWKRWTHEYLPLLQSRQKWKSEKRKKMLATTTISCRHFLEEMDS, translated from the coding sequence ATGAGAGAAGAAATAGAAAGATGGAACATAGACAAGATGAATAATTTCATGCCTCAGAAAAGTATAAAATGGGCATTCAACCCTCCTGCCGCGTCACACTTTGGAGGCGTGTGGGAGAGATTAATAAGACCAGTAAGAAAGGTGTTATATTCTGTCATGCAAGAGCAGAGTCTTCGATTGAACGAtgaaaatctaaatacattgttTTGTGAAGTAGAAGCAATCTTGAATAACCGTCCGATTTCTGAACTATCTGAACACGTAAACGATTTAAAGGTGCTTACTCCGAATCATCTTCTCTTATTAAGACCTGGCGAATACTTTCCTTCGGGAACTTTTTGTAAAACAGACAATTACGTAAGAAGATGTTGGCGACAACTACAATATCTAGCAGACATTTTCTGGAAGAGATGGACTCATGAGTATTTGCCTTTATTACAAAGTAGGCAAAAGTGGAAATCTGAAAAGCGAAAGAAGATGTTGGCGACAACCACAATATCTTGCAGACATTTTCTGGAAGAGATGGACTCATGA